The proteins below come from a single Drosophila miranda strain MSH22 chromosome Y unlocalized genomic scaffold, D.miranda_PacBio2.1 Contig_Y1_pilon, whole genome shotgun sequence genomic window:
- the LOC108159659 gene encoding protein charlatan isoform X3 codes for MATLTPANAGHPGASAQSSNVEATYEDMFKEITRKLYGEETGNGLHTLGTPVAQVATSGPTAVPEGEQRSFTNLQQLDRSAAPSIEYESSGAANGATTSNNVATSQANVIQQQQQQQQQQQQQQTESGNSVVVTASTGVGGGGGSTVVPAPSVSVGGFKSEDHLSTAFGLAALMQNGFAAGQAGLLKAGGDQQQRWAQDGAGVIAAAAAKQQPQLVQWTTGGKLQSYAHVSQQQQQQQQQQQQQQQQQHHHHQSTPKSKKHRQEHAAELIYASPSTSANAVGQNLTQSTPTSAHSNSSGGSSNSGGSRKKSSTQAQAAAAAANGVHIQKRYACTYCPYSTDRRDLYTRHENIHKDEKPFQCYACLKQFNRADHVKKHFLRMHRELQYDINKTRRHVSAGSSSGSGSSGNSHHSGGRGNVTINATGVNIDNAFLEAQRHPTSTSMSIVETIEAVASAGEMPLAQLKQEKLDDGSVLPLHMGVVMNNAQQPVASSSSGSSSVGGGNGGGGNSSGGSGLLKPKREKRFTCCYCPWSGADKWGLKRPLNTHTKPFVCLLCDYKAARSERLATHVLKVHNKRACSKCSYLADTQEEYQVHMSDVHLLKMDAISRNTASVAQDFHKAGGVHELKIPANHQLLFNNKLPSQWTTREAAALLYSLSNMGTHSGSNSSSSSSQRQKFGIRARQHSTGEDDENTPSSASSSSFSSDEYNMLSTSPVKLLRHVKLEKHEEDGKEEKVPAQVQAKAMMATAFLEAASYEQTAIELLTSKRKIKVENDEDQENQEQPQPQQRLQLIKSSPAYKLISNSNNNNSNTNHKDKSSHRNAVHHSHRQDDKENNTKSAAIAAAAAAVTAAAAAAAAGGVGATAPSTTSNQTPFLTQMEYQNLSRIGTQFHNYVKDIINKYYAAETPLMLAAAAAALPTATTTGQQRQLDLDHLSLSKRRRLLSETEEYIEYLRNKEDITLTITPKAPTVKSSPPQPPASSLLKRQLDLAVPRKSPKKASPAHSHRQAAISNGHTASAARKSMSQLATLLPLLADAASKQEYLAAPLDFSKKSDGEYGRSSRKQAQPKKIRLTPEAVGGLLRDKYLNRMVRQRLGCLKCNQSRRSSSISFNYHTIGSLALHQFWRHGPTAGSRRRVQAALLLRRGRQSAAAAEVQL; via the exons ATGGCAACACTAACCCCAGCGAACGCCGGCCATCCTGGAGCGAGCGCACAGTCCTCAAATGTTGAGGCCACATATGAAGATATGTTCAAGGAAATCACACGCAAATTGTACGGTGAGGAGACCGGCAACGGTTTGCATACTCTCGGAACGCCGGTGGCTCAGGTGGCCACCAGCGGACCGACAGCGGTACCAGAGGGAGAGCAGCGTTCCTTCACAAACCTG CAACAGCTCGATCGCTCGGCAGCGCCCAGCATTGAATACGAATCCAGTGGAGCTGCCAACGGGGCAACCACCAGCAACAACGTGGCCACATCCCAGGCAAATGTaatccaacaacaacagcaacaacaacaacagcagcaacagcaacaaacagAGTCGGGTAACTCTGTAGTAGTAACGGCTAGCACCGGcgtaggaggaggaggcggatcAACTGTGGTGCCGGCACCCAGTGTGTCCGTGGGTGGCTTCAAGTCCGAGGACCACCTAAGCACGGCCTTTGGCCTGGCAGCCCTCATGCAGAACGGCTTTGCAGCGGGCCAGGCGGGGCTCCTGAAGGCCGGAGGGGACCAGCAACAGCGCTGGGCCCAGGATGGAGCGGGTGTGATCGCCGCGGCGGCCGCtaagcagcagccgcagctggTGCAATGGACGACGGGTGGCAAGCTGCAGAGCTATGCCCATgtcagccagcagcagcaacaacagcagcagcagcagcaacagcaacaacagcagcagcaccaccaccaccagagCACACCGAAGTCCAA AAAACATCGTCAGGAGCATGCGGCCGAATTGATCTACGCCAGCCCTTCCACATCGGCCAATGCGGTAGGACAGAATTTAACCCAATCCACACCCACCTCAGcgcacagcaacagcagcggcggcagcagcaactccGGGGGCAGTCGCAAGAAGTCCTCGACCCAGGCGCAGgcagccgccgccgcagcCAATGGAGTGCACATCCAGAAGCGTTATGCCTGCACCTATTGCCCGTATTCCACAGACCGACGGGATCTGTATACACGGCACGAGAACATCCACAAGGACGAGAAGCCCTTCCAGTGCTATGCCTGCCTTAAGCAGTTCAATCGGGCCGACCATGTCAAGAAGCACTTCTTGCGCATGCATCGCGAGCTGCAGTACGACATCAACAAGACGCGTCGCCATGTGTCCGCCGGCAGCAGCTCGGGCAGCGGATCCTCGGGCAACTCTCACCACTCGGGCGGGCGCGGCAATGTGACCATCAATGCCACGGGCGTCAACATCGATAATGCCTTCCTGGAGGCCCAGCGGCATCCCACCTCGACCAGCATGAGCATTGTGGAGACCATCGAGGCGGTGGCCTCGGCCGGCGAGATGCCACTGGCCCAGCTCAAGCAGGAGAAGCTGGACGATGGCAGTGTCCTGCCCCTCCATATGGGCGTTGTGATGAACAACGCCCAGCAGCCGGTGGCCAGCTCCAGTTCGGGCAGCAGTTCCGTCGGTGGTGGCAACGGTGGTggcggcaacagcagcggcggctCCGGCCTGCTGAAGCCCAAGCGCGAGAAGCGTTTCACCTGCTGCTATTGCCCCTGGTCGGGGGCCGACAAGTGGGGCCTGAAGCGTCCCCTCAATACGCATACAAAGCCCTTCGTCTGCCTGCTCTGCGACTACAAAGCGGCCCGCTCCGAGCGCTTGGCCACACACGTGCTGAAGGTGCACAACAAGCGGGCCTGCAGCAAGTGCTCCTATCTGGCGGACACCCAGGAGGAGTATCAGGTCCACATGAGTGATGTGCA TCTGCTGAAAATGGACGCCATTAGTCGCAACACCGCTTCGGTCGCTCAGGATTTTCATAAAGCGGGAGGCGTGCACGAGTTGAAAATACCAGCAAATCATCAACTCCTGTTTAATAATAAACTGCCTTCGCAATGGACGACACGAGAGGCTGCTGCTTTACTGTACAGCCTCAGCAACATGGGCACccacagcggcagcaacagcagcagcagcagctcccagCGACAAAAGTTTGGCATCCGTGCCAGGCAACATTCCACGGGGGAGGATGACGAGAATACACCATCGTCGGCATCCTCGTCGAGTTTCTCCAGCGATGAGTATAACATGCTGTCCACATCGCCGGTGAAGCTTTTGCGTCATGTGAAGCTGGAGAAGCACGAGGAGGATGGGAAGGAGGAGAAGGTCCCGGCCCAAGTCCAGGCAAAGGCGATGATGGCGACGGCATTTCTGGAGGCAGCTAGCTACGAGCAGACGGCCATCGAGCTGCTTACCAGCAAACGCAAGATCAAGGTCGAGAATGATGAGGATCAGGAGAACCAggaacagccacagccacagcagcgaTTGCAGCTTATTAAATCGTCTCCCGCGTACAAATTGATTTCCAATTCCAATAACAACAATAGCAACACCAACCACAAGGACAAGTCGTCGCACAGAAATGCCGTTCATCATAGTCATCGTCAGGATGATAAGGAGAACAACACCAAGTCTGCAGCAATAGCCGCTGCCGCAGCGGCGGTcacagcagctgcagcagcagcggcagcaggaggagtaggagcaaCCGCACCCAGCACCACCAGCAATCAAACACCATTTCTCACCCAAATGGAATATCAGAATCTCAGCCGCATTGGCACACAGTTTCACAATTATGTTAAAGATATCATCAACAAATACTACGCAGCCGAGACGCCTCTGATGCtggccgcagcagcagctgccctGCCCACGGCCACCACCACGGGCCAGCAGAGGCAGCTGGATCTGGACCACCTGTCGCTGAGCAAGCGTCGCCGACTGCTTAGCGAGACTGAGGAGTACATTGAGTATCTGCGCAACAAGGAGGACATCACCCTGACCATTACACCCAAGGCGCCCACAGTGAAGTCCTCGCCACCCCAGCCGCCTGCTTCGTCCCTCCTGAAGCGTCAACTGGATCTGGCGGTGCCTCGCAAGAGTCCAAAAAAGGCTTCCCCAgcccacagccacagacagGCAGCTATTTCCAACGGCCACACAGCGAGTGCTGCACGCAAGTCCATGAGTCAGCTGGCCACCTTGCTGCCCCTGCTGGCCGATGCAGCCAGCAAGCAGGAGTATCTGGCCGCCCCGCTGGACTTTAGCAAGAAGTCGGATGGCGAGTACGGACGCAGCTCCCGCAAGCAGGCGCAGCCCAAGAAGATACGCCTCACGCCGGAGGCTGTGGGGGGGCTGCTGCGCGACAAGTATCTGAATCGCATGGTCCGCCAAAGACTGGGCTGCCTTAAGTGCAACCAGTCGCGACGCAGCAGCTCCATTAGCTTCAACTATCACACGATTGGGTCACTGGCTCTACACCAATTCTGGCGGCACGGCCCGACCGCCGGGTCCAGGCGGAGAGTGCAGGCAGCTTTGCTGCTCAGGCGTGGCAGGCAGagtgctgctgcagcagaggTGCAACTGTAG